The genomic interval GCAGAGAGAGTGAGAGAAGCTGAAAATGGCGGGAAACTATTGAGCCGAGCCGACCGTAGTTTTTTATAGGCCAtatgctttttatttttatcttcgaACAAATATATCTAGCGTTGAAGAGTTATAGTTTTCTGTTTATCCGattgttttgaatattttcttttaaatttctcaaaattatGTGTCTTTTtaatatctaaaattttattacattaaaaccataaaatttccatttcataaaaaaataaaattctaatattaaataaattaaattttattcataaaaaaaaggtacataaattttgagatggaaaaaataattttattaaaaaaatgtttcaCATGGTGATTGGAAATTATAGCTGAAtcctttgattaatttgaagaatattgttaaaaattgacactgattaaattattatttaaatgaattggAAAATGACACATCCATCCCCGTGGacagaaggaaaaaaaaacttttattctctaattaaaaataaaaaaaataaacataaaaattcattaagtgctcaattatatataaaactaaataaaagaGACCAAGTAGAAGATAAATAATGCAGGTAGAATTGTACTATAGGATAAATAGTATGCCCTGGCTTTAAATTGTCTAAAGTCTATACACAAAGATTATGGCTTCCAACGTTTCCATTCACTTGCAGCAGTTGTCCAACAAGATTGCCGTTTCAACCGACGATAATGGAGTTTCAGGAAGCTGACTTTTCAGAGAAAAAGCCACCACAATCAGATAATAAAAGACCTAAGATTGTTATAGAGATTCGTATCAAGAATAGTAATAAGGCTAAGGATGATCCTGCTACTCACTCCCATGCAAATGCAACGACGAATCATGGCTCGGACAAAGGAAGTGATTAATCCTCCACGGCTTCCAAAGCATCTTCTTCTTTGAATGTGTTGATGATCGAAACTAAACCGACTCAGACAATGACTACCGATCAGCCTGAGAATCTTGTTAGAGATCAGTCGAGGAAAGTAGTGGGAGCACCGGcaaagaagaaggaaaggaAGCCGCCTTTCTCTGTTACGCTGTCCATAAAAGAGATTGAAGAGGACCTTTTTGATATCTCAAACTTGAGAAAGAAGAAGTTGAAGAGAAACCCTAAGAAAAGATCCAGGGATGTTCAGCGACAACTTGATCGTTTGTTTCCAGGTTTGATGTAAGGTTGCGATGTCCAGGGTTCCTGATAGCCATGGCCAACACGGAATCAGGAAAGTAGAGGGTAGGAACTTGTAGTTTTAGTGGGATTTAATTTCCATGTTTATATTTTCtgtaaattttcttaaagtaTTGTATTGTTTGTCGTTGAgttcttttaattgttgtttttttttttgttttgagagaagaaaatttaaattcatactttttaaataaaaatcatatattaatcaataaatcaaaCGTTTTAAGTGCtctttaattgttatttgattttttttgttattttttttatttgagtttttttttttgttgtttttgtcaACTTTTGGATTTTCCCTTTAATATTAATTGATGTTTTTCTGGATGGGGTTATCAAAACTCCTAATTGTCTGTTAACACTCCTTACTAATAACTTATAATTGTATTTTTTACcctcatttaaataatttttttttcaaatcaaagtttaattaattatattactatTTATATATTCACACTCTAATTAATCTCAATTGCTCTTGCCTTTTATTTATGCACCCTTCTAACTCTCCATAACTTCCTATTGACTCTTTGTTGCTTTCTCCTATATTCCTAAAACATTAACTTCAATGAAATCTCTTACCCATAGCTtggaattggagttaaattctTATCTTGATATGCTTTCTTTTGGgttattcttcttttctttttatttaaataatttttttattttagaaattctgcttaatataaattttttgtcaaattcaTTTGTCTAAATAGTTGTTTCCTAtctattttagtttaaaagtATAAAGTTTAAGatggaataaaaaagaaataaagacgAATATCGTTGCCGCAAGTTTAGATGCAAGTGAAAGTATCTCAATACACACTATAGTTAAAAGTAGGTAGCAAACTCATCTCCTAATGATCAATTATGTATGTcaaattgttttaaatatgAGTTTAATCATAAGGTTGTTTGGTGGTAGAACAGATGATTACGTTTGGGACTAAATATGGATTCAATGAATTGGAATTGATTGAAAAATCAAATGGGcttattaatttattgttgGATGCTTAGTTTTTGTATGAGTAAAAGACATTttaacttataaataattttggttaaaatatgTGCATAAAGATTGTTAAATGATAAATACGTATactatttgtattttttttttaagttgtttttatgAATTTGCTATACAAATTTGCTTTTATGAGTTTCTTATAGAAGAATACTTTATcattatattgaaaaattgtAAAGATTTCAATACATAagtaaaaatacaaataattaatattgtgGAATGTGAATAGACAAACATTAGTTTATTTAGttaaagtttaattttaataaaaaaattaaagttatttAAGTGAATGTAATTTAGTAAATTACAATGTTTAGTTGTTAGTGGGGATTGTAAATAGACAATAGGGAGTGCCAATAGCCTctcccttttcttcttcataaTTGTCCAATTTTTTGTATGTAAAATACTTTATTGagaatttaatattttctattatttggataaattatcaaaaatattttttattatttggatcatattataaaaaactttttagtaacattataaaaaatcatattataaaaatatttttttaaaaaaatattataaaaaatagacACTAAATATGGATTCAGTGAATCCActtgatattttcttctttgttttggaATTGGTTAACTCATCAAATAAGCTTATTTATTGCTGAATGTTAAGTTTTGGCATCAGTAAAAGGCATTTTCACTTGTAAAtagttttggttaaaatatgCACGTAAAAATTGTCAAATGATAAATAAGTATGctatttgcttttttttttttctgaagtTGTTTCTACAAGTTTGCTATACAAATTTGCTTCAGCATATGATCAAGTTTCTTATTATTAAGATgtgattttttattaagttgcaattatagtaaaaaattgtaaagatttcaataaataagtaaaaataaaaattattaatattgtgAAGTTTGAatagataaatattaatataattaattaacttttaactttaataaaagaaattcttTAAGTGAgagtaatttaaaaaattacaatgtTAAGTTGTTAGTGAGGAGTGTGAATAGATAATAAAGAGTGCCcataattttccaattttttgtatgtaaaatattttattcagaatttaatatttttagttatttggATAAactactaaaaatattttctattatttggatcatattataaaaaatctttaataacatcataaaaatatcaacattcaacaattatgcaataaatgtaaaatgattttaatatctaaaattttattacattaaaaccataaaatttcattaaatacattaaaattaaatttttttcttaaatttcataaaaataaaaaaggtacATATATTTTGAGAtggaaaaatagttttattaaaaaatgtttaaCATGGTGATTGGAAATTATAGCTGAATCCTTTGATTAATTAGAAGAATATTGTTAAAAAGTGACACTAATTAAAtcattgtttaaataaattagaaaatgACGCATTCATCCCTGTGGatggaaggaaaaaaaaatatatttgtgttaaaaataaaaaaaataaacataaaatattcattaagtactcaattatatataaaactaaataaaagaGACCAAGTAGAGGATAAATAGTGCAAGTAGAATTGTACTATAAGATAAATAGTATGCGCTGCCTTTAAATTGTCTAAAGTCTAAACACAAAGATTATGGCTTCCAACGTTTCCATTCACTTGCAGCAGTTGTCCAACAAGATTGCCGTTCCAGCCAACGAAAATGGAGTTTCCGATCAGCCAACGATAATGGAGGTTCAGGAAGCTGACCCTTCAGAGAAAAAGCCACCACAATCAGATAATAAAAGACCTAGGATTGTTATAAAGATTCGAATCGAGAATAGTAATAAGGCTACAGATGATCCTGCTACTAACTCCCATGCAAATGCAACGACGAATCATGGCCCAGACAAAGGAAGTGATCAACCCTCCTCGGCTTCCAAAGCATCTTCTTCTTTGAATGTGTTGATGATCGAAAGTAAACCGACTCAGACAATGACTACCGATCAGCCTGAGAATCTTGTTAGAGATCATTCGAGGAAAGTAGTCAGAGCTCCTGcaaagaagaaggaaaggaAGCCACCTTTCTCTGTTACGCTGTCCAGAAAAGAGATTGAAGAGGACCTTTTTGGTATCTCAAACATGAGAAACAAGAAGCTGATGAGAAACCCTAAGAAAAGATCCAGGGATGTTCAGCGACAACTTGATCGTTTGTTTCCAGGTTTGATGTAAGGTTGCAATATCCAGGGTTCCTGATAGCCATAGCCAATATGTAAACAGAAAGTATTTTAGAGGGATTTAATTTCCATGTTTATAgcatgtaaatttttttaaagtatctTGTACGTGAgttatttgattattgttattttttatttaattttgaaaggaGATTtgaattcatattttttaaataaaagattatttattaattaatgagcCAAATACTTCAATATTCTTTAATTATGATTGgcctttttttattgtttttgagtttttttgttgcttttgttaatttttggattttctttttaatattaattaattgttattaacaCTCCCCACTAAcaacttattattttttttgttttgaggGAANTTTggtttttttagttttttttttttattttttaaaattataattattaattttttaaattaccttcacttaaataattttttttgttcaaatcaaatttaaattaattatattactatTTAAATAATCACACCCCTAATTAATCTCAATTACTCTCATCTTTGATTTACGCATCCTTAACTCTTCATAACTTTCTGTTGATTGTTGATTCTTTGTTGCTTTCTCCTATATTCCTAAAACCTAAACTTCAATAATATTTCTTGCCCATAGCTtggaattggagttaaattctTATCCTAACATACTTTTTTTTGGTatgttctttctttcattgttcaaataattttttttattttaaaaattctgcttaatataaacttttttttttcaaatttatttgtcTAAATACTTGTTGCCTATCTATTTTAGTTGAGAGGTACAACGTTTTAGTTggtttaaaaaattgattgaataaaagggaaatgaagaaGATTATCGTGAatctttaaataaagaaaattagcgTAAATTATCATGAGCAAATTTAGATGCTAGGTCTGTACCAATTTCAAGATTTGGTACAAGTGTAGGTCTCATAGATCTCAATTCACTCTATTGTTAAAAGTTAGTAGCAAACTCATCTCCTAATGATCAATTATGAATGTCTAGTTGTTTTAAATATGAGTTTAATCATAAAGATGTTTGGTGGTAAAACTAATGATTGCGTTTGTGACTAAATATGGATTCAATGAATCTGCTATTAAGCTTGATATTTCTTTCTCTGTTTTGGAATCGTTTAACCAATCAAATGGGtttatttattgttgaatCAAATGGGtttatttattgttgaatGCGTAGTTTTGGTATGAGTAAAAGAGATTTGCACTTGTAaatagttttagttaaaatatgtGAATAAAGATTGTTAAATGATAAATAAGTATactatttgtatttttttaaagttgtttttatGAATTTGCTATACAAATTTGCTTCAGCATATGCACTTATGAGCTTCTTATAGAGGAATACTTTGCgatcataataaaatattgCAAAGATTTCAATACATAAgttaaaatacaaataattaatattgtgGAATGTGAATAGAcaaacattaatatatttaattaaagtttaactttaataaaataagTTATTTAAGTGATTGCATTTTAGTAAATTACAATGTTAAGTTGTTAGTGGCGACTGTGAATAGACAATAAAGGGTGCCGATAGCGTCTCCCATTTCTTCTTCATAATTGTCcaattttttgtatatataaaatatttaattgagaatataatatttttaattatttaaataaactattaaaaatattttctattagTTGGAtcttattataaaaaattctttaataacactataaaaatatcatattataaaaatattttttataaaaatattataaaaaatagacAATAAGGACTAAATATGGATACAGTGAATTTGcttgatattttcttctttgttttggaATTGGTTAACCGATCAAATGAgcttatttattattgaatgTTTAGTTTTGGCATTAGTAAAGGACATTTTCACTTGTAAatagttttgattaaaatatgtGTATAAAGATCGTCAAATGATAAATAAGTATactatttgtatttttttttctgaagtTGTATTTACGAGTTTGCTATACAAATTTGCTTCAGCATATGAGTTTCTTATTATTAAGTTGCaattatagtaaaaaattgtaaagatttcaaatacaaataattaatattgtgGAATCTGAatagataaatattaatataattaattaaagttaaactttaataaaaagaaaataacaaaagcaatacaaatatgaaatatatatgaaagaaaaaaatataaatatgaatatataaatcttaaaattttatattggCTCATAAATAAAGGTTATGCACATGACCTTTTAGTTTCAGTATTGGTTTTTGAAAAGAGCTGAATGTCCTGTTTAACGTCTTAAGCGTTTGTAGTCCAACGGTTAGGATAATTGCCTTCCAAGCAATAGACCCGGGTTCGACTCCCGGCAAACGCATTCTTCTTGTATTTTATACTTTTCTGTTCCTCTGAAAGGTTTTGTAGTTGGGATTCATTCTCTTTCAGATGCTTCTGAAGATACCCTTTAGGTTTGTAGTTGGGATTCATTCTCTTTCACGTACTTCTGAAGATACCCGTTTTCGTTACATTGAATTTCTGCTCAATGTATTAGTATTAATGTTTACATTATATGAGCTCTGAATCTGGCATCTCTATTCTGGCTTGTGAAGATAATGAAGGATGTACAAAGAAGCAGATGACAGTAAAATACATACAGAATAACTAAGTAGATCCATACCAGTAGCTATTGTCACCATTTGGCATCTTTCAAACATCTTCACTAAAAGAATCATGACAATAACATATCCCACTTTAGTCTTTAGTTCATCCAATGAACttattttcatccattttggCCTCTCCTGCAAACAAAACACATTCATTTAATTAGTTTTGCACTTGAGAAGTAGACTATAGGAATTAAGAACCAACAGGATAACAAAGGAGAAATGAATGGGAAGtgcaaaaaattttataagaaTTCTTTTGGAGTTTTTCATTGAACAAAACATGTCCTCCAGAATGAGATAAGAATGATTGAAACTGGAATTTTGGGATGGATATGGTCGTGCAAGAAACTGTAAAGCGTGAAATGAAGTTATTTGTGTGATGAGAAGGTGAAGTTACATTACTAGAGCACAGTTAGCTGACTTTAATGAGGCAGTATACTGATTGGGGTTTCCTTAATATTGAAGGCTGTTACCTCCAAAGCAAACATTCCAAACAAGGATGAGTCTTTGACGGCACGATCAACATCAGCAGGCACATTTGGGTTCACCTTACTGATGAATAATCCATATGTAATGAGCCCTCCCCGGTCGCTACCAGCGTTGGAGACCTCCTGGAGATCCCGTCAAGTTCTGAACAAGCCTTCATGAAATTTTTCGATATCTCTTTATACACATTTACTAAACAGTATTAATactcaaaacatatatatttattcaaTGAATTTAACAATAAGCATAGTAATTCGATTTGGatctttaaatcataaaatcatgATTAAATACATCGAGTATAATAtcccaaaattttcatttatatcaaaactaaaatCTATTTACATAGTGATGCCAAATTGCTAAAACTCGACCTCTAACAGCGGAGCGACTCGGAACGGAAGGCTAAGATATGCCTTTATCTATTTGCGATGGATCGTACGCACTGAGAATTACACGCTAGATCGATCCCTGTctttaaaaagagaaataagaggggtgtgagtctcacagactcaatGATCATTGGCTCGgtgagtagggcgtagatgAGAAACAAGCATCAtgtagataaatttaaatgttaaaatgCAAGAGTATATAAACAGCTTAAAACATAAAACGGTGATTTGTGCCttacataaaagaaaaatatcaaGAATGCTCTTTAAGATAGTTATCTCAAACCAaagatacatatataaatacatatcaAATCCGGTGTGCATAAAAATTCCACGTatgaatcatttaaaataatttattcaaatcaaaacatttcGAGCATCGTATTCAAAATTGATGTACGTGGAAGATTTGTATGATCAGATcatttaaagatttttctcAAACCAAATCCATAAGATCAGGCAAGCTCTTGTAAAATCAAACATTTGAAAACTTATCATTAAATCCGCAATCACCTCGAGCGTGAGGCATTAAAATCACATCATTGTGTAAACAGGGGAGCTATTGAAAATCTGATAATTTTCACCATGCGTAAAAACATGAGTTAAAAAcccaaagaaattttagtCTCGAGTAGGAGATCAAATAAAATCGTGGTCCGgctaccacgtaataacatccgGGAGTAGTGCTTCCACTGGATTCCCACATTCCATGACGATCTCAACGATGTTGGTTGACATTGGAGAAAATAAGCGGTCGCAACCGCGTACATCAtgtgtggcctagccacgtacATATCACAAACCATGGCCCAGCCATGTCTAACAGCCTATCGACAATCCGAAAGTTCTCTAACTAGAGCTCACTgatgcacaagggtcacacttaaccaATGTGACATCCGGCCTACTCTTGATGCTCTCGGTTTGTCAAAAACGTTTTAGAAATTACATTACATCCTTGGAAATTAGTGTCAAATTTATTTCCAAAGCATCCAACATTGGGTATTATAAAATCTATcgttttctcaaaataaaatttacgcatgaatttcaaaacaataatttgcatggtgaataagtaatataattatgaatGCACACTAcacaaatataaggcacagattttgatgcaaaatagtgtgaaaggcttgtttcttgatttttaaaacattatacGTATATAATTttgtctatatatatatccaaaataatttctaaaaataacttgcatccacaatctcctaaaatttttaacagcttATGCTATCCACCATTTTgcgtttaaagtaaaatatacgtacatatatacaaatatgaaAGTTTTCAAATCGACACCCcatactcacctcacaatagtgGGATTACTACGtcgctatttctacttgccgATTACACGTTACTTCTTCCGACACGCCACTATAGTGCACTATCTTTACTTTAACACTTTCTAGCAACAATCCAACTCAATATACttagtgcatcaattccacttctctttctcattctatcataaatcCACATTCAactaactcacatcttaatacatttttattaaaattaattatatcctTTGCTCACGTAATTCTCTAGATTATAAATACtgacaacttatttatgatattAAGTATCTATTTCAACCTTTctaagtaatttaaatttacttcatATCACTAAATAACCAAAGtttagttaaataaaataggCTAACCCCCAAACAGTCCAATTTCATAACAAATCCATTGAGaagagcaaagaaattttgtCAGATTGGGCTAGGTTGGCTCAAGTCTCCAGCAGACCCACGGTTTCCTTTGGGAATATACTGTTCGGAGCCTTGTATGGCAACTTCCCAACACCAATGGACAGCACCAGTTGATGTGATGAAGGGAAGCCTTTAATGGATCAAAACGACGTCATTTCACTactcaattttctttctttcctctcctCTCTTGTTACCTGATCAGCAGCTCCTAACCTTCACTACTGGTGGCTTGCAAGTTCTCCATCAATAACNCTCTCTCTTCTACTcgtttttctcttcctttcttctccctcCTTTCATGCACCAATCGGCTgcactttctttctctctttctctcaccGCCGGTAGCTCTCAACCTTCACTATTGGCGGCTTGAAGCCTCCTCTCCACTTCCACCGTTGGTCAACCCTAGATCAGTCTAAAGAACtcaaattttctctctttttattcAGCCATTTTGTTACCAAAAACCAAGCTTTATCTCGCTTTTTTCGTCAACCACCACAACCcaactctttctctttttcttaccAACCACCACAACCCcagctttctctcttttcctttctttcttgcCTTCCTATTTTTTTCGCAACCGGTAGCACCAGccccttttctcttttgtttcttcccTCAGCTGGCCTCTCCATCTTTCTTTTAAAGTGTCGTTCCAtcacaagaagaaaagagataaaatttaaaatattatttaatatgtCTTGATGTAAATAATTATCACCACACGTACTTGATTTGTGTTGTCCATTTCCTTTTTACCTTCTTTCTTCgtcaatttctttcctttttctcctcAGGTTTCCAACTCTTCAAGActtctctctcctttttcttcttcaaatgaCCAGTCCTTGGCTCTTACTAAAGCCTATTTCCCATggttcttttacttttttaatttttttattgcattaTCCCTCATGTAACCTGCTCACATCTcatgtacttttttttattcctttctctttctttcaagTTAACTTTCCTCATTTATTTATGACCAAAGATGCGGTTTCTATTACATGAAGACAGGAAAAATATCACTTGGATGTCTCTTGATGTTGGGGGGCCAACATGACAATTTTGACACTTGCTAATCTTTTTTTCTATGCCTTTCTTTCTTGGCCGGACCCCACATTCAAAACAATCCTTAACATGACTTTTATTTCTCCATTTATTACACATAGGCAGTTGATCAAGTCagcccttttttttaatttctttattctttatattatttttattttataatttatttattcatttattgtcCCATCAAAACCACATGTACATCTCATATTACTCATAACCTAACCTTCATTGATTAGGGAATTCtcctttttaacttcaaatatcaaaattacaaatgaatcttcaaaCTTTTACTTATTTACCATGTGACTCCTTCAACTTCCATCATTTACATgtgtaaaatcaaaatatcgaAGTTGCACTTCAACGCgatatcatcataatatttaaatatttacttactcgAGTTaactcgatttaataaaaactcACAAGTCTCACTTACGTCATTTATCTCCAAAATTCATTCATACTTCTTCTCTTCTACTTaaattgaccatatactcatttttcatgactaatttttgtaattaataaaatattaatattttaatattattttattcataaaatagtattttatttcaaaatgtttcTTTCACTTGTTGTCGCTCTTTGACACTTAGATTTACGTCAACTGCCCCTTCGTCTTATTGATACAGTTATATTGACTACTATGCGGGATTGTGGAGTGTTACACCATACAAGCCTATACCAAATATTAACATGACTGTCCCAGCAAGATAAACATCTGCAAGACTATACATTACAATATCAGTTCCTTTGGCACTGGGAAGCTTATGAAATGAATTAAGTAGCCAAAAATGTGGAAAAATGACTTGATGCAAACTAAGTTCATGCtagagaaaaaatgaaaaattgcaGGATGCTGCAAGTCAGCACATTAATCATCACTGCTTTCACAAATGTAAGAACTTGCCAATTGCTCACTCTAAGATGATTCCTAATATAATGACATAGGTTTAAAGTTTTCTATAAATAAACTGAATGGTGGATTGGTTTTGAACCTGCAGTCCACTATACAACAGAAACAATATTGATCAGGATTACTATCTGTctatatcaaatttctttttcttttcccaatTGTTATTTCCCTTACCATTTTCATATCTATCATCTTAAACATCAGCTTCCAAGTCCATAAAACTATAAGCTAAAATGGAGGTTCTAGGAATCGAGAAAGAAGTATCAGAGAAAGAGAATGCAACGAGGAATTCAAAATCGAAGCATTCTGATAGATGGCAAGGGAAGGCCAGGATGAGAGAGTGGTAATTAATGTCTGATATCATTAATGAAAGAGCTTATAACTAGGTCTAGGATAGAAACTGTTGAAGAATATTGCCATTCTTTGTTTTCTAATGCCCTTGTCATAGGTTTAACTCTAGTGATAGCACATACAAGAGAGCTCTGACCGGAACCATTTGGCCCTATGACAAGATTTAATCGTGATCGAAGGTCCTCCAATTATGAAGCCCAATCTCAGTGATATTTCCAGGCAGATTGTCGTCTTCGCCCctgaaataaaaaggaaaaaacaaagtCAAAAATCCATTCGGCCTATTACATGATTGCACGAAATGTGATCATGAGGAATGTATAAATGTACAAAAATCCCAAGCCCCTTTCTTTCTCGCAATTTCTCTTCCTTTCCAACCCACATTTTCCCAGGAAACAAAcggagaaaaaacaaaaagtgaTAAATCAAAAACGTTTTGTATCTCCTCTCATCCCCAAGaaaccaaaattcaaaattcaagtcctgatttttcttttaattccgACCCTTTTTTCCCCCACGTTTTCCACGCGTTTTCTCGGCAACCAATCGTGGCATTGAAAATCACCCAAAAGAAGAGATAAAGAGGGAAAACTTTAAAACGAAAAATACTAATTTTATTCTGtgatttaaaaatcaaaggataaacatataaattcattaagtaatgaattatattaaaaactaaataaaaagagaCCAGGGAGAAGAGGAATCCTACTCTTGGTGTGAGTAGGAGTTTCTAAATGCTCTACCTTTAAATTGGCTTAAGTCTAAAGTAACACAAAGCTTATCTAAACACGGACCATGGCTTCCAACGCTCCACTTCGCTTGCCGCAGTGGTCCGATGAGACTGCCGTTCCAGCCAATAACAATGAAGTTTCCGATCAGCTTATCGCCGACGCTGGCCCTTCAGAGAAAAAGCCACCGCAATCAGATAAGAAAAGCCCTAAGCTTATTATAAAGATTCGTATCAAGAATAGTAATAAGACAACGGATGATCCTGCTACTAACTCCCATGCAAATGCGACGACGAATCATGGCTCGGACAAAGGAAGTGATCAATCCTCCACGGCTTCCAAAGCATCTTCTTTGAATGTGTTGATGATCGAAAGTAAACCGACTCAGACAATGACGACCAA from Theobroma cacao cultivar B97-61/B2 chromosome 5, Criollo_cocoa_genome_V2, whole genome shotgun sequence carries:
- the LOC108662013 gene encoding uncharacterized protein LOC108662013, which codes for MASNVSIHLQQLSNKIAVPANENGVSDQPTIMEVQEADPSEKKPPQSDNKRPRIVIKIRIENSNKATDDPATNSHANATTNHGPDKGSDQPSSASKASSSLNVLMIESKPTQTMTTDQPENLVRDHSRKVVRAPAKKKERKPPFSVTLSRKEIEEDLFGISNMRNKKLMRNPKKRSRDVQRQLDRLFPGLM